The window ATTTTATGTACACCACCGCCTAATTTTTCAACGCCTTCGATCGTAATGCGATCAGTTCCGGCCCCACTAATTTTTGCACCAAGTGTATTCAAAAACTTAGCTGTATCCACAATTTCCGGCTCGCATGCTGCGTTTTCGATTATCGTTTGTCCGTCGGCTAAAGTCGCAGCTGTCATGATAGTAACCGTTGCACCCACGCTGACTTTATCCATCACGATATGAGCACCTTTAAGGCGGCCATCCACGGTTGCTTTAACATAACCTTCGTCTAGAGTAATTGATGCACCTAGCTTTTGTAAACCAGAAATATGTAAATCAACAGGTCTAGCACCAATTGCACAGCCGCCCGGTAAGGAAACTTGTCCATGACCAAATCTTGCTACAAGTGGTCCTAGTGCCCAAATTGAAGCTCGCATCGTTTTTACCAGTTCATAAGGTGCACAATAATTATTTACACCGCTAGCATCAATATCGACAAAACCATTACGTTTAATCTTTACACCAAGACGCTCTAATAACTCAAGAGTTGTATCAATATCTTTCAATTTTGGTACATTTTGAATTTCAACAGGCTCTTCTGCCAATAAAGAAGCAAATAAAATTGGCAACGCGGCATTTTTTGCCCCAGAAATGGTCACTTCGCCACTTAATTGTGTTGACCCGACGATTTTAAATTTTTCCATAAACCCAATAATCCTAACACCGTTAATATTGCCAAGTATTATAAATCGTATTAACAAATAAGTAAGTAAATAATTATTCACTTACAATGGATAATCAATGACACGTAAATTGTATATGACTTTTATTGCAAAAGGAACAAGACAGACCGTGATTATTACCCTCAAAAGTGATAGTATGACGAAAGTTTAATCCATTAAGGACCGATAATGTTTGATAACTTAGCCAAAGCGGGTAAATACCTTGGGCAAGCAGCTAAATTGATGATAGGCATACCAGACTACGATACTTATGTACAGCATATGAAACTGACTCATCCCGAGCAAACACCGATGACCTATGAAGAGTTTTTTAAAGAACGCCAAGAAGCCAAATACGGTGGTAAAGGCGGCTTTAAATGTTGTTAAAACGTGAATAAATTGAGTAAAGATTAGCTATGACGACACAACATCTATTACCTGTTACAATTTTAACTGGTTTTTTAGGCGCCGGTAAAACGACGTTGATTAACTATTTACTTAATCATAATCAACATGAAAAAATCTTAATCATTGAAAATGAGTTTGGTGCAGTTAATGTTGATAGTGGCCTATTAAAAAAAGATGACAATATTGAAATTGTTGAGATGACTAACGGATGTATCTGTTGTAGTGTACAAGGCGAGTTAACCGAAGCGTTGCACAAATTACATCAAAAACGTTTAGAAGGTCAAGTTGAGTTTGACCGTTTAATTATTGAAACGACCGGACTGGCAGATCCTGCACCAATTTTACAAACCTTTTTTATCGATGATTTAATTCGCGAAACGATTCAACTTGATGCTGTGATTACGTTAGTCGATAGCGAGCATATCCTTAAACAGCTCGATGAACATCGTGTTGCTTCTTCACAAATTGGTTTTGCAGATCGTATTATTTTGACTAAAGCTGATCGTATTAATGAACAACAAAAACAGGCTGTCTTAGATCGAATTAATAAAATTAATCAAAAAGCACTTATTTTTGAAGCAATCCAAGGGCAAATACCTAAGCAAGAGTGGCTCGATATTCATGCTTTTGATTTAAGTGATGAGCTAGAACTCAATAAAGGCTTTTTTGTTATTGATACATCTAAACAACTCATGGCTGATTTTAAACCTTTTTCAGTAAACAACACTAAACAGTCATGGAATGATGATATCTGTTCTTATGTTTTTGAAGCTGGTGAACTAGATTTAAAGAAAATTGGCTCATTTACGGAACAACTGATTGAACACTATGGCAATGACATGTTGCGTTATAAGGGTGTATTGGCGATCAAAGATCAACCTCAACGCTTGATCGTACAGGGCGTGCATAAAGTAGTAGGATTTGATTATGGTGCGCCATGGCAATCAGCGAATGAACGTATCTCAAGATTCGTTATTATCAGCCGAAAATTACCTTTTGAACAACTTGAAAAAGAATTTTTAGCAACGATAGCCGATTAATCCTCGGCTTTTCGTTATAATATTGCTGTAACCTATTAATCTAGTGTAAAAATAATAGAACCAACCAAAGACACTCAAACTATAGCCCGAGTAACTTCCTTTCTCTCTGCCACTCAGTGGGTGTATAAGTCTTAATTGATAATGCATGAATACTATTATTAGCAATTAAGTCTGCTAATGGTCCATAAACAGCCTGCTGTTTTTTCACTCGACTGAGTGTTGCAAATATCTCACCAACAGCGATTACCTGAAAATGGCTATTATCTTCCGTCATAACATAAACATTATCCAACGTAAGCGCAGCATTCAATTTATCTTCAATTACTTTTTTATCCATATCGATTACTCATTATTTAAATTAGTTGAATTCAAAAAAACAACAGGTTCAAGATCATATAATTCAACCAGCGTGCGTAACTGTGGTGTTGCGCCACGTAGTACTGCATCATATTTGAGGCATAAATAGGTCAGTAGCGCAAGACCCGATGAATCAACGCGGGTAAGAGCTGAAACATCAATGAGATCAATATGACTAAAATGCGAATACTGCAACCAAACTCGTTCAAGCGTATGATTATCTAAAATACCGATTAGGTATAGTGTAGTAGATTTTTGTTCTATCGTAACGCTAGCTGACATAATTATTCCTTTAGATCTTTTGGTAATATTGCCAACTATTTAGCAGAACTTGTGTCAGTTACACCAGCATTCGGATCAATTTTTTGATTTGCTAATAATTGTAACTGTTTAGTTAATGCATCAATACCACCTGTACGTAATGTAGTTGCCCATTCAGTCTGCTTAGTTGAGATCATACTAATACCTTCAGCAATAAGATCATACGCTTTCCATTCACCTGAAATAGTGTTTTTACGCCATTGGAAATCAAGACGAATCGGTGCTTGTGCACTATCAGAACTAATCAGTAATACTCGAATTGCAATCATATTTTTATCGGTTAAATCCTTTGCGGATTCAATTTGATATTGTTGACCATTATACATTGATAATGCTTGTGCAAATGCCTGTACGAGATAGTTTTCGAATGCAGCAAAATAAGCATTACGTTGCTCTGGAGTTGCCGATTGATAGTAATTACCTAATACTAATGCCGCCGCATATTTTACTTGGATATGGGGTAATAAATCCTTTTTAACTATCGCCTTTAAAAGATCTGGGTTCGTTTTGATCTTCGCTGCCTCACTATTAATCGTAGTAAAAACCTCATCAGCAGCAATCTGCATTTGCTTATATGGATTTTGATTATCAATCGAAGCTGCCATCGTCACTGGAACAAAAAACAACGCTACAATTATTAATACTTTTCTTAACATAATAAACCCCATCTTTAATTTTCAGTTTTTGCTGGTTGATTGGTATTTTCAGAACTATTTGCTTTACTATCTTTACTATCCCGACTACCTGAACCAAGACTATATACAATTTGTCCAATAAGATCTTCAAGTACTAATGCTGATTTCGTATTATGAACCACAAAATTTTCTTGGAAATAAGGTGGTATTTTTACAACTGCTTCTTGAGATTCAATACCACTGTCTAAGGCATCATCAGCATCAATATCATTGATAACACTATTATCAATCCCTAACGCAACGTCTAGAAATTGTTCTCCCAATAGACCCGATGTCTTAATCGATAACGAACTACTACTTGGAATGTGATCATATTGCGAACCGATATCAATCGTAACGTAAGACTTAAAGCTATCGGTATTTGTAGGACTATAAGGCACTA is drawn from Orbaceae bacterium BiB and contains these coding sequences:
- the murA gene encoding UDP-N-acetylglucosamine 1-carboxyvinyltransferase; protein product: MEKFKIVGSTQLSGEVTISGAKNAALPILFASLLAEEPVEIQNVPKLKDIDTTLELLERLGVKIKRNGFVDIDASGVNNYCAPYELVKTMRASIWALGPLVARFGHGQVSLPGGCAIGARPVDLHISGLQKLGASITLDEGYVKATVDGRLKGAHIVMDKVSVGATVTIMTAATLADGQTIIENAACEPEIVDTAKFLNTLGAKISGAGTDRITIEGVEKLGGGVHKILPDRIETGTYLVAAAISKGKIICRNTDPTTLDAVLAKLRDAGATVETGDDWISIDMQGKRAKAVNIHTAPHPGFPTDMQAQFSLLNMVAEGTGIIKETIFENRFMHVPELIRMGAKAEIEGNTLITHGVEQLTGAEVMATDLRASASLVLAGAIAKGTTMVDRIYHIDRGYEKIEEKLRGLGVEIERIQS
- a CDS encoding YbdD/YjiX family protein, whose amino-acid sequence is MFDNLAKAGKYLGQAAKLMIGIPDYDTYVQHMKLTHPEQTPMTYEEFFKERQEAKYGGKGGFKCC
- a CDS encoding BolA/IbaG family iron-sulfur metabolism protein, producing MTEDNSHFQVIAVGEIFATLSRVKKQQAVYGPLADLIANNSIHALSIKTYTPTEWQRERKLLGL
- a CDS encoding GTP-binding protein, translating into MTTQHLLPVTILTGFLGAGKTTLINYLLNHNQHEKILIIENEFGAVNVDSGLLKKDDNIEIVEMTNGCICCSVQGELTEALHKLHQKRLEGQVEFDRLIIETTGLADPAPILQTFFIDDLIRETIQLDAVITLVDSEHILKQLDEHRVASSQIGFADRIILTKADRINEQQKQAVLDRINKINQKALIFEAIQGQIPKQEWLDIHAFDLSDELELNKGFFVIDTSKQLMADFKPFSVNNTKQSWNDDICSYVFEAGELDLKKIGSFTEQLIEHYGNDMLRYKGVLAIKDQPQRLIVQGVHKVVGFDYGAPWQSANERISRFVIISRKLPFEQLEKEFLATIAD
- a CDS encoding STAS domain-containing protein; this translates as MSASVTIEQKSTTLYLIGILDNHTLERVWLQYSHFSHIDLIDVSALTRVDSSGLALLTYLCLKYDAVLRGATPQLRTLVELYDLEPVVFLNSTNLNNE
- the mlaD gene encoding outer membrane lipid asymmetry maintenance protein MlaD, with amino-acid sequence MSRKVEITVGLFMVIVICSILFLCFRVTDATTFTNNSTYRVYAVFDNIGGLKARSPIKIGGVVIGRVADISLVPYSPTNTDSFKSYVTIDIGSQYDHIPSSSSLSIKTSGLLGEQFLDVALGIDNSVINDIDADDALDSGIESQEAVVKIPPYFQENFVVHNTKSALVLEDLIGQIVYSLGSGSRDSKDSKANSSENTNQPAKTEN
- the mlaC gene encoding phospholipid-binding protein MlaC — encoded protein: MLRKVLIIVALFFVPVTMAASIDNQNPYKQMQIAADEVFTTINSEAAKIKTNPDLLKAIVKKDLLPHIQVKYAAALVLGNYYQSATPEQRNAYFAAFENYLVQAFAQALSMYNGQQYQIESAKDLTDKNMIAIRVLLISSDSAQAPIRLDFQWRKNTISGEWKAYDLIAEGISMISTKQTEWATTLRTGGIDALTKQLQLLANQKIDPNAGVTDTSSAK